One Leptolyngbya ohadii IS1 genomic window carries:
- a CDS encoding DUF6788 family protein gives MARQPDLNKLRTAFYRLNLEQAKQLYGELGAIVQELEQQSVSPSFSRAGSREVVETARLGDRLYQRELVRCGKVGCKCEGKNGELHGPYWYAYWRENGRLRSRYVGKRLRQI, from the coding sequence ATGGCTAGACAGCCGGATTTGAATAAGCTGCGAACTGCCTTTTACAGGCTGAATTTAGAACAGGCAAAACAGCTCTATGGGGAATTAGGGGCGATCGTGCAGGAGTTAGAGCAGCAGTCCGTCTCACCGTCTTTTTCCAGAGCGGGCTCTCGTGAAGTGGTGGAAACGGCGCGTTTAGGCGATCGGCTATATCAGCGGGAGCTGGTTCGGTGCGGCAAAGTGGGGTGCAAGTGTGAAGGCAAGAATGGTGAATTACATGGGCCTTACTGGTATGCCTACTGGCGGGAAAACGGCAGGCTTAGAAGTCGGTATGTGGGAAAGCGATTGCGACAGATTTGA
- a CDS encoding acyl-CoA synthetase, with product MLPLVTLAHEHGTRTAIVTAEGQFTYADLLHRSGQIAAHLLNGGDDLQEQRVAFLIPSGFEYVATQWAIWRAGGIAVPLCVAHPRPELEYVITDAAASILVAHSSFEAILSPIAVERGLRLVLTAEPLPHCPSNSPPPRLPEIAPSRRALMLYTSGTTGKPKGVVTTHSNLQAQVTSLISAWEWTADDRILHVLPLHHIHGIVNVLTCALWTGAQCTMLPKFDAEAVWDLICQGNFTLFMAVPTIYAKLIAAWEKASIDRQRQMSQGCAAMRLMVSGSAALPVSVLERWQDISGHCLLERYGMTEIGMALSNPLHGQRRAGFVGMPLPQVEVRLVDEKGMPVAPGTPGEIQVKGAGVFLEYWRKPEATAQAFQQGWFCTGDFAVLETDSGQHSYRILGRMSVDIIKTGGYKVSALEIEEVLRTHPDIQDCAVVGVPDSEWGERVCAALVLKPDRQLTLETLRHWAKAYLAVYKVPTRILTVAELPRNAMGKVTKPAVTQLFSPA from the coding sequence ATGCTTCCACTGGTTACGCTGGCTCACGAGCATGGAACGCGAACTGCGATCGTTACGGCTGAAGGTCAGTTTACCTACGCGGATCTGCTGCACCGTTCCGGTCAAATTGCAGCTCATTTGCTGAACGGCGGCGACGATTTACAGGAACAGCGGGTTGCTTTTTTAATTCCCTCTGGGTTTGAGTATGTGGCAACGCAGTGGGCAATCTGGCGAGCCGGGGGAATTGCCGTACCGCTGTGTGTTGCCCATCCTCGTCCCGAACTGGAATACGTGATCACGGATGCCGCCGCCTCGATTCTGGTAGCTCATTCCAGCTTTGAGGCAATCCTGAGTCCGATCGCAGTAGAACGAGGATTACGCTTGGTTCTGACCGCAGAGCCGCTGCCGCACTGTCCAAGTAATTCACCACCGCCCAGACTGCCGGAGATCGCCCCCAGCAGACGTGCCCTCATGCTCTACACCAGCGGCACCACGGGAAAACCCAAGGGAGTTGTTACCACCCACAGCAATCTTCAGGCACAGGTAACAAGCCTGATCTCCGCCTGGGAATGGACTGCGGACGATCGCATTCTGCATGTGCTGCCGCTGCACCATATCCACGGAATTGTGAATGTGCTAACCTGTGCGCTCTGGACGGGGGCACAATGCACGATGCTGCCAAAATTCGATGCGGAAGCAGTCTGGGATCTGATTTGCCAGGGAAACTTCACCCTGTTCATGGCAGTCCCAACAATCTACGCCAAACTCATTGCCGCCTGGGAAAAAGCTTCGATCGATCGACAAAGGCAAATGTCTCAGGGTTGCGCCGCGATGCGACTGATGGTATCTGGCTCTGCTGCTCTGCCTGTGAGCGTTTTAGAACGGTGGCAGGATATCAGTGGGCATTGCCTGCTGGAGCGCTATGGCATGACCGAAATCGGCATGGCACTCTCGAACCCGCTGCACGGTCAGCGACGGGCTGGCTTTGTAGGAATGCCCTTACCGCAGGTGGAAGTGCGATTGGTCGATGAGAAGGGGATGCCAGTTGCCCCCGGAACGCCCGGAGAAATTCAGGTCAAAGGGGCGGGAGTTTTTCTGGAATATTGGCGAAAACCGGAGGCGACTGCTCAGGCATTTCAGCAGGGCTGGTTTTGTACGGGAGACTTCGCCGTTTTGGAGACAGATTCAGGACAGCATTCCTATCGCATCCTGGGGCGGATGAGCGTCGATATTATCAAAACTGGAGGCTACAAAGTTTCGGCGCTGGAAATTGAGGAGGTTCTTCGTACCCATCCCGATATTCAGGACTGCGCTGTGGTCGGCGTTCCCGATTCGGAGTGGGGAGAGCGAGTCTGTGCGGCACTGGTTCTCAAACCCGATCGCCAGTTAACGCTAGAAACCCTTCGTCATTGGGCAAAAGCCTACCTGGCAGTGTACAAAGTCCCAACTCGTATCTTGACGGTGGCAGAACTCCCACGTAATGCAATGGGAAAGGTCACGAAGCCCGCCGTTACCCAGCTGTTCAGTCCTGCTTGA
- a CDS encoding DUF1796 family putative cysteine peptidase has translation MYRFQISAVTKPGETIALVGSIPEMGFWDISKCVRLQTQSDRYPLWWVDLELDTEQRVENQRVEGDRSFHFSPAEHQAEDKAGGKAEDKKAEDKKAEYKYVRIRRDGSVEWEAWGANRWVPIETASFLHPITVEDGTFGTIPPYPYGYIAEATPKTPVAEKPAGLKIAVIGSSVALGCSAWLLDGWAWQLGQELQRLYGHQLVNLSQIGTNVSQTIARFAEVVSPEQPDIVIIALSLGNEGLASCPRSQQQAIQQHFEDGLQQLIQMTRNLGAYPILGGVYPNGNYLPEHYALLRETHERMLTWDVPVLGWLETLDDGQGRWKAGTSFDIAHPNTRGHQLMAEAIDLSLFDPEKLEQKKLEQSRADGTADLFSPEEISIYRDDSGFEVFINSTTNGLHIKNNTTHCYSIAPHWQTLQAAIRKAKLQPGVYIAENVSESVLKSISKSISKNFKDIAESISEFISEDTPEFISGNLTEAPIAGILSLLIQEDGTIATPLSIPTAADLIFHPVSYFTVPGRSQTIFHEGQLFILKVSDRRLYIINESEHEYNIHPMWKGVRAALKAMPSGVYEDPTHPDAPFRTMMIGNDGLESRVKAAPHSAIVLEYQCSLSEVSRIAILPLGDRCAVRMLLYKLEYDGPAFPFDLTRTTNLADVADIVQNDFSDMWNPGLLHYSPDAGRIYHTRWSGLSFAHEVEDSDDPVHDMFPVYERMRVRYAARASRFRYTLQHCDKVLFIRTGCCDRGAVVDLLQKLEAKCQGKSFHLLLISPQDSNEFANLPNVLHHNLEFNPDRMYEDRGHWLYCTEIMGGILDSLGVSSKNLFWCPPHV, from the coding sequence ATGTATCGGTTCCAGATCAGCGCAGTAACAAAACCCGGAGAAACGATCGCCCTAGTGGGTTCCATTCCTGAGATGGGATTTTGGGATATCTCAAAATGCGTCCGGCTTCAGACCCAAAGCGATCGCTATCCGCTCTGGTGGGTTGATCTTGAATTGGATACAGAGCAGCGGGTAGAAAATCAACGGGTAGAAGGCGATCGTTCCTTTCACTTTAGCCCCGCAGAACATCAGGCTGAAGATAAAGCTGGAGGTAAAGCCGAAGATAAAAAAGCCGAAGATAAAAAAGCTGAATATAAATATGTCAGAATTCGTCGAGATGGCAGCGTGGAATGGGAAGCCTGGGGCGCAAACCGCTGGGTGCCGATCGAAACCGCATCCTTCCTCCATCCCATCACTGTCGAGGACGGTACATTTGGGACAATTCCACCCTATCCATACGGCTATATTGCAGAAGCTACACCCAAAACCCCGGTTGCCGAAAAACCAGCGGGCTTGAAAATTGCGGTAATTGGCAGTTCGGTGGCGCTGGGCTGTAGTGCCTGGCTGTTGGACGGTTGGGCATGGCAGCTTGGTCAGGAATTGCAGCGTCTCTACGGTCATCAACTGGTGAACCTATCGCAGATTGGGACCAATGTGAGTCAAACGATCGCCCGATTTGCAGAAGTGGTTTCGCCGGAACAGCCCGATATTGTGATTATTGCCCTGTCGCTGGGAAATGAGGGATTGGCGTCCTGCCCGCGATCGCAGCAGCAAGCGATTCAACAGCACTTTGAGGACGGCTTACAGCAGCTCATCCAGATGACGCGCAATCTGGGAGCATATCCGATTCTGGGTGGCGTTTATCCAAACGGAAATTATCTGCCGGAGCATTACGCCCTGCTGCGGGAAACCCATGAGCGAATGTTGACCTGGGATGTTCCTGTGCTGGGCTGGCTGGAAACACTGGACGATGGACAGGGACGCTGGAAAGCAGGCACCTCTTTTGACATCGCCCACCCCAACACCAGGGGACATCAGCTCATGGCTGAGGCGATCGATCTGTCGTTATTTGACCCAGAGAAGCTTGAGCAAAAAAAGCTTGAACAGAGCAGGGCAGACGGGACAGCAGATCTATTTTCCCCTGAAGAGATTTCCATTTATCGAGACGATTCCGGCTTTGAAGTTTTCATTAATAGCACTACAAACGGCTTGCATATCAAGAACAACACGACTCACTGCTACAGCATTGCGCCCCACTGGCAGACCTTGCAGGCAGCGATCCGGAAAGCCAAACTGCAACCAGGAGTTTATATTGCTGAGAACGTTTCTGAGAGTGTTCTTAAATCCATTTCTAAGTCAATTTCTAAAAACTTTAAAGATATCGCTGAATCTATTTCTGAATTTATCTCTGAAGATACTCCTGAATTTATCTCTGGTAATTTAACAGAAGCACCGATCGCCGGAATTTTATCACTATTGATTCAAGAGGACGGCACGATCGCCACTCCGCTTTCTATCCCTACCGCTGCCGATCTAATTTTCCATCCAGTTTCCTATTTCACTGTTCCCGGACGTTCCCAAACGATCTTCCACGAAGGTCAGTTGTTTATTCTCAAAGTAAGCGATCGCCGCTTGTACATCATTAACGAATCGGAACACGAATATAACATTCATCCTATGTGGAAGGGGGTACGGGCTGCCCTGAAAGCCATGCCATCAGGCGTTTATGAAGACCCTACTCATCCCGATGCACCGTTCCGCACCATGATGATTGGCAATGATGGACTGGAAAGTCGCGTTAAAGCAGCTCCCCATTCTGCGATCGTGCTGGAATACCAGTGCAGTTTGTCCGAAGTCAGCCGGATTGCAATTTTGCCATTGGGCGATCGCTGTGCGGTGCGAATGCTGCTCTACAAACTGGAGTACGATGGACCCGCCTTTCCCTTCGACCTGACACGCACCACCAATCTGGCGGATGTTGCCGATATTGTTCAAAACGATTTCTCTGATATGTGGAATCCTGGCTTGCTGCACTACAGTCCCGATGCAGGACGGATTTATCACACCCGCTGGAGCGGTTTATCCTTTGCCCACGAAGTCGAAGACAGCGATGATCCGGTTCACGATATGTTTCCGGTCTACGAGCGGATGCGGGTTCGCTATGCCGCCCGTGCTAGTCGTTTCCGGTACACCCTCCAGCACTGTGACAAGGTTCTGTTTATTCGCACTGGATGCTGCGATCGCGGTGCCGTTGTGGATCTGCTGCAAAAACTGGAGGCAAAATGCCAGGGAAAATCCTTTCATCTGCTGCTGATCTCCCCGCAGGACTCCAACGAATTTGCCAACCTGCCGAACGTTCTGCATCATAATCTGGAGTTCAACCCCGATCGCATGTACGAAGACCGGGGACACTGGCTCTACTGCACAGAGATAATGGGGGGCATTCTTGACTCTCTGGGGGTATCCAGCAAAAATTTGTTCTGGTGCCCACCCCACGTTTAG